The Bombyx mori chromosome 16, ASM3026992v2 region AGAAGCATCAAAGGATTATAATGCGCGGAAAGATTATATAgggttttcttattatttttgatgTAGATTGAAAGCAAATCTCGCAGTaactataactagtcaggtcataagtattgtcacacagtaaaaacttttcttttagaatgctgcccacaaaaaagtttattgaattcgaatttcgaattgttcatggaaataaaaatgtatacttttagaattttactcatttttttaatatggagtggacgcttaaagaagaccgtgttgcagttattgcgttgcatcgttgcggttacgcgccaattcaaatttttaacatactgaaaaatttgaatataaccaaaagattcgtttatcgtaccatcaaacgatacaatgaagactctagtgtagatgacaggtcaagaagtggtcgccctcggtctgttaggactacagtagtgataaaagctgtgaaggcgcgaattcaaagaaatcccaaacgtaagcagaaactgttggcccttcagatgtggttaagcagaaccacggtgaaaagggtgttaaatgaagacttagggcttcgggcatatcgaagaaaaacaggacatcgtttgaatgctcgtctaatggacctgagactgaagagatgccgcgctttgttgaagcggtacgcgcgcaaaaaatatcgggaaattcttttttcggatgaaaaaatttttaccgtagaagagagctacaacaaacaaaatgataaggtgtacgcacatagtagtgaagaagcgagctaCCGTATTccacgtgtccaacgaggtcattttccatcctcgctcatggtatggttgggagtttcttattgaggcttaacagaggtacatttttgtgagaaaggtgtaaaaacgaatgcaattgtgtatcaaaatacagtcctgacgaaccttgtggaacctgtttctcataccatgttcaataacaggcactgggtattccaacaagattcggcgccagctcgtagagcgaagagcacacaagactggctctcctccagtccagatttgaatccgttagattacaagatatggcaacacttggaggaaaaggcgtgctcaaagcctcatcccaatttggagtcactcaagacatccttgattaaggcagccgccgatatatacatggacctcgttcgtgctgcgatagacgactggccgcgcagattgagggtctgtattcaaaatcacggaggtcattttgaataaactttagtgtcataagaatctatgttttgttaagttcattttggtatatgaatggttacataatgaataaacttgtttcaattattttacattaaacatgtgacagaatttatgacctgactaggtaggtACTTGATGATAAGTTAATACAACAGTAATGACAAATTCTTTAAGACGGAtcgaattaattaaatcaaacattttgtaatttaaaaaactggTTGAAACATTATTCCTATTAAGTATCACTCAACATACAAGACCCCTTTTAATTAATTAGCGGTCAGCAAATTTGCATCTGAGTCCAACGACTTGGAGCTTGCTCGATATTCGCTGAGCTGTATATTTGTACAGTCAAGATTCtacaaaatttattgaatgGAGCATTCGAACATTGTTTGTACAAGTGTTAAAGGTTGAATTTGTAATTCCAAAGTGTACCTTGAACTGAATATtgacgaagtttttttttttttataaaaccagGCTAATAACTTGAGACAGTTGCGTTGTgctaattttttaaattgtaaacatCTAcaaaatagtctttttttattgatgacagCATTGTCTACTGCATTTCCGAGAAACCTGTGCTTGAGCTATGAGTACAAATGTTCTACACTCCATGACTGAAGCTAGAATTTTCTCCTGtacttcttctatatcgttccctcactactgagggtcgcgaccacatgcgacgtacttccaatgtgctcgaccatgggtggcatggactgcatggtacagactaccaccgagtgcttctcttgctagatctgaccatctggctggctggtgttctgcccacggcgcgcttgccgtctattcgacccgtaattatgagcttctctaattcatgtctgggagaccgcatgatgtgtccgaagaagctcataacacgttcccggcagatggaagagagcctttttcggatgtttagctgccttagaatggactcgtttgttcGCATGGCTCTCCTATACTACGGCTTACCAAAATAGCACATTTGCAAAAAGATACAAACTCCCACCGGAATCCAACATAGTGCAGTGCTCGACATCTCAAACCAACATGCATGCGATTAGTTAACAATCGCTTGCTTAAATTATAATCGACCATTGACATAGAAACGGTTATATTTTTAGAGGATAATTAATTGATTGCGTCTGTTCTCTCTCTTCTCAAAGTTCTTGTCGATTTCCCAATCTACGCGACCTGTGACATCATCATTGACTTTTTAAACAGATTGAAATTTCATTATGATATAATCGATTCGAATGATGACTAACTTTTTTACTATATAAGAAGTTAAATTTTCATCAAAGAAGTTGAATTTTCAGCAattgtttatttcattattctCGTTAGGCATACCGGTTTACGATTCAATCATTACCGGAAGAAAAAGACATCGCAATGTACCACTATCTTATCTGGAAAAATGAGGTTGAAATCTTAACAATTCAATCTGAGCACGTAAATTGGTTACTAGCTATGAATTTACAAGTGAAATTACTACAATAGATTATCATTCTGAGCTGAAATTCTCGCAGGAGCGAAGAAATCTCATATTATCTTCTCTGGTTTTAGAGACAGAAACATagctttaagatttttttttaattgcttttaagGGTAGACGATATCACGGccaacctggtgctaagtggtcaccggagcacATAGCCATCAACAATGTTAATAATGGCACACACCTGTCCCACtcatcaaatcgaaacgcatcactgtgGCACGGCAGGAATAagcagtaattacacaaattagaatttttgcgggttcgatttttattacacgatgttattcctttactgtGTCACGAAGTTCTAGGTAAAGGTTTgtcaagtatgtatttcattagaaaaaatagtacctgcctgcgagattcgaatacCGCCACAGATGCATCGTTATATATGAATACCCTAAACATATTTTACTGATTAGGTCATGGGAACTCAAAGAAAAAATTAATACCCAAGTTGAATTATTTTAGGAATAAACAGCGAGTTTGCTAACTCACGAAGAAAAGCGTATATTTAgtagaaacatttattttaagctGGACATAGATTTataagaaaacattaaaaatagattattttataataagtaaaatCAAATGaactataatattttacaaacaaCAGTCTAACTACAATTATTCTATAAGTTTTAGTCTACCGTCAAGTGAATGTTGTGACTCATCTATCGGAGATATTTCCTTTATTATATCTTCAAAAACTTTTAGCATTTTCCCCACATGTTTAGGGTTTCGTGAATTTTCTTTTAGcatctgaaaattttaaattaataattagatTTAAACTAGATTTCAAAATTACTGCGCTGCTTAGActatattcaaatataaaaaaaacactaaattattTCACTGCTTAGATTAGAATTTCCAATAGTAAGCAGGTGGTGGATGAAAATTTGTCTTTCAAATAATTAAGTTTCTTCAATAGATAGTTCGTCTATTTAATTTACCGTGAATCCAGCTCCTCCCATTAGGAAATAGTCCAGCGTGGCCAGTTGATAGACTTCATCCGGGTCTAAAGGTCGGTAAACATCACCTCGCTTCACAAGTACTGATGCTACATTCCGTGGTAATGTTGTATTTACTGTGATTCTCATACCTGTatcgttaaaaaatattttagcatTTTTCTCAGTGTTGTTAAATCGTATGCATCTATTTACCAACAGACCTATTTTTCTAAAAAGTTTTTAGTtgtttattattagtaaaaggagagacttcgttttttttttttctataaactaAATTAGCAGACAAATTCCTGGAGATCTGCAATAGATCAGTAAAGAAAGTCGTGTCCAAGAAATTTATTGTTGGAATACGGAGGCTATTGACTCTCTAATCTGAATAGGAACTTGCCCACTTTAATACGCTCAGATTAAGCCAATGAGCTTACCAACACGTCCGAGCGTTGCTGGAATCCCCTCTTCCGCTACGAGCGATTAGGTGAGGAAAAAATACATCGGCCGGAAGTTTCAACTCTAGTGCTATAGCAGCAATTCTATTGTAATATATTCCCATTAtactataaacatatttaaatcaaaTCTCATGAGTTCTTCTCGTCAAATACAAGTAGGGTTTTAGATAACCAAGGTATAAGGGAGGATTAGATATCCAATATAGTAGTTTAAAAGTACTCTGGTAGTATCAAGTACATTTCATCAATGTAAAAATCATCCAATATACATATCGAATGAATATTATGGAAAAAATATTCAGCATTGTCTTTCACACCACTTCTTTACTGACTTTTTTTCcaacctaatcgttggtagccgtTAGTAGtatggggctattccaacttcacgcggaTCGTTAAGTGAGTtgacaggctcaacctgagagcatTGCtaactagcaagagcagtgcttcgctgaatctactaccgaatcggaatcgcgagtcactgagaagatccgagaaactcagtgggctgtgtctatgggcttgaCCGTCCAATCGCCTTATGCATTATGCTACACTTTAGGTTAtcttaattatgaaaaaaatagaCTTACCAGAAAACTGTGGCACCCAAGGTCCAGAGAATGGAACACTGTTATAAGACTTGCTGAAGCACTTTCTCAATGCTTCCAATATATACCTCCCTTGAATTTCCAATGCAATCAACTCATTAGAAAATGGGAATATATTGAGGGCCGTAGCACGTGTCAATTctgttgaaaataaattatataattatgtttattagaCTGCTAAGTTTAATGATTAGTTTTAGGAAAGAAAATAatcaagaaattattattaaatttatttctgaagatctttcagaaattatttttcaaacggTCATCATATTACTATTTCTCGCTTTGGTGCATTTAAATAACactatttttcactttttagcTGATTACAACGAGTTCTTGCACTGGAAAATGTAAAGAATGAGAATGTCTGCACTGAAGCATGTGACCGAACCAACTAAATTTAAACCGGTCTATTTGAAAGTACTGGCTTCGTAACTTCACTGCGTTAAGACTTGATGAGCTTGAAACTGAATTATGATTATGTCCTATAAGTGCTTATAATTTATAAGGATATGTTTTTAGTAACTTACTTCCCGACGGTAGAGGACTTCTTATGTTATTTCTTAGTAGAAAAGCTATGGTTGTCAAATTCGTTGGATACTTTGCAACAGTCTGAAATGGAATTACTAAAATTTCATCTACTTATATCCATATAGTCCTAGTCAttattcgttccaaaaattgataaatctaaaattgttttattcttCCAGCCTATCTAAGTCAAGTCATCACCTTTTTACCAGAAAGTGCTGAAAGCTTCAGAGCATCTTAGATAAACTAATCGAAATCTGTCAATTCTATTCTAGATAGGAAATTTCTGAAGGTTTATCTTCAACTTCATCGTAAACTATGATGTAAAGCACAGGAGTAGAAACAATGCTAATAAAGATGGAGctgatttaattatattattaacaaaaattaacatACCGCTCTCCAACAACCATCGGCTACTATATTACCCAGGATACATTCGTGAGCACTACAATTGTAATCCGATAGAATTTGATTGGAATATCCGATTTCTTCATCGACTAatgaatgcaatttttttttgtatggttGCAGTAAAGATAGAATGGCCGGATCTATAAAGATtagtattttgaaatttaatataacaCTATCTATAAAATACTAATGAATTGATTCTATAGTTCAGAGCGtgtagaaaatatttaatagaCTACTACACATTCAACTTAACAGAATATAATTTGCATGATGTTGTTGATATTATATGATATTCTAAAGAGAACAGAACTCGGTCGATTTTCAATAGGacatatttaatttgtaaagtCTGTAACGCAAAACTTCATAAAATATATCCTAGAAAATAGAATACCCCAGAATACCAAATACATTATTTACAGAAAGGAGTTAAAAGAGGAGTTAAAAGCCAAGAGAGCCTAAAAATTAAACTCAATAAAAAGAAGTTTCGAGTATCTTGCATCGATCGTGACCGCAAGATTACACTAAACCATAGATAGGTAAGTACTAGTACTGCTACTACTAGTAGTAGGGTTTTTTTGTAAGTTAACATGACCTACCCATttgtaccgtgaagcagtaatgcgtttaggtttgaagggtggggcagccgttttactgtaaaaactgagacttagaactcatgtctcaaggtgggtggcggcatttacattgttggtttccagtaaacatttaacatcaggtgagccgtgagataGCTAAAAGTTAAAAAGTAATGCCACTCTAAAGTCCACCGTTTTGTTATATTCGTCATTTGATATCCTAAGCAACTTACTTTAAAATTAGTAATCTTAGTTTcccaaatatatacaaaaatacttaTTACCTTCTGGAATCGATCTGTTCAAAAATATCGGAGATCCCTCAAAATCCACAACTTCACCACTTTTGTCGAAAAACACTGTTATGTTACCCAAATATTTGGTAAAAGATGATGCCGTTACAATTATtacctaaaaaaataaagaatacatatatactttatattagggttgaataaagaatataatttcatttgaatgcatattatcatcatcatgtaCAGTATTTCAGTCGATGCCAGCAACTTGTCTTCTTGTTTTCTCTTAAAAccaaacacaataataatttttacttaTTGCTACATGCGCTAAATGCGGACTGCACCAAGACCAAGACCAGTCACTGTTGCAAACCTTAGTGAAAGGCCTATGAgggactgatgatgatgacaatgatgatgatgaataaattctaATGATTGATCTAGATGACACGTAAGAACATAACGTCCTACATGAACCCAAAACGCACCATGGTTAAGCTACTTTATCGTATCAACAACCATGCTATCCGATAACGAAGTATAGAAATCagaattattcatatttcatcttTGAAATTTATCACGGACCCAAACAATCTTTACTAGCGCACAAACGAACGCCATACAATGACGATTTGGTCTCGTCTATCCCTAACCTAACCTGGATCACTACGCTCAATACGAGTGCGTTTCtagagcatattttttttacaatatatcgACTTGGGAATTTTTCTTTAATGTTGATATGCCACTGAGTGCCTTAAAAAATTCCGAGCAGTATTTCCGTTGACTATGAGCAAGTGAATCGATCCTTTGCCTCgaaaagaaataacaaaaatagagAAGCACGCATATTAAAAGGTTTTTGTGCTCTTTATCTTAAGGCTAAAGCTTACCTGATGATCACAACCTTGCGTAGCCTCAACCAAGATTGGGTATGGGCCAGCTACTTTTTCTTTTGAGGGTGATTCACCATTCCAAAGCAGACTATGCGTGTGCCCACCAACTATTACATCTATGTTTTCCCCAACGGTCCTTGCTATTTCTCTGAAATAAATGTTATCgatgtaaataaaattcttcATCTCTTTCAATCAAATTTCCTTCAGTGCTCTCCATCTAGCTTAATTTCGCATCAGTCTTTCTTTAAGTCAACCCGATCGACTTAAAGAACATTTAAATGCAAAGACCCTGGTGCTGTATTTTCCTATAAAACGTCATATTTTGATTTATAGTCAGTTGGTCCATAGCTTAAGAGATCGAGATCGCAAAGTTATATACGTAATAAGCTCTTCATAATGTTGATATGATGTATCTATAACTaccttaaaaatttaaaaactaaaattaagatatttgattaatatttttcaaaattataaaggGTATGGGTCAAATATTTCTAAACACGTTGATTTTAGTTCAAGCATTTCTGAAAGCGCGTCAACTCGCATTAGTAGTAATAAttcgtattaaattaaaataacttgtaGATGATTGCTAATTCCGATTCGTATTGCATTTACTTTTGCataaagttttataatattactagctgacccggcaaacattgttttgccatatataagatttctagggaatttgtagtgtagaaaaaaaaaataacttattgtaagtgtgtaaggatgtggtaaatgagtgaaagaggtatgtagtgctgtgaacgatgagggaatatataataaaataacaaaacctcattcaaccacataatacctcattataacaaaaaaaaatgtccaaataaaaaaaaatatgttaggggtggacaaccctaatcactttgGGGTATAAAAAAttgatagtagccgattctcaggcttactgaatttcatgaaaaaatttcatgagaatcggtcaagcggtttcggaggagtatgggaacgaacattgtgccacgagaattttatatattagataaactGCACATCGACGCCAAGGCAAGCAATCCAACCTTACCTTACATACCAGTATCATGTTGCGTTTAGTTAACCTGAATTAGTTATCTATtctaaaacatgttttttttttattcttcacaGTAAACTGTCCTTATAATTTCAactgtagtttaaaaaaaaaaaattcattggcGATGAATGCACAACGTCAAGCGACATGTCCATTTCAATAAAGCTATAACAGTTCAAGTAGATTTTGAGGCATTATTCTTCTAAGTCTTCTTGTATGCGTGAATAAAAATTCTGCcctttaatatagtttttttcttttcttacttAATCGTCGGCAGCCTAAGCGACTATTGCACCTACACGTGGATCAGTATGGCATAACCTAAGAGGCTTACTAACACTGACTGGTGCACATACAATTGCTAAAAGCATGTACCCCGAGTTCTCTCGAGGTCCTATGTTTTCAAAGTCATCTAGTTTTTGTTCTTTTCTGCGTTATTTGTCAGGGACATCAGCAacacaattactttttttttttcaagttcacCCGCTATAGATATTATCTTAAGAACTCACTTGTCAACGTCCAAGCCACAATGTGACAGAACAATTATGATATCGACTCCTTTGTCTTTTAGCAGCTTAGCTTCTCTTTCGACAACAGGAATTGAATCCAGAAATTTTACGTTCTCCGATTTTGATGCAATCTGTAACCAAATATGTTAGCGAAATATTTAGAATAATGTTAATGCATCACTATTGGAATCAATGAGTTATACTTATGTTAAGAAGAATGCAGTCATAACGGAACGATATCTGAAATGTAAGAATGAAAGAGATGcccaaatctatactaatatataaatctacagtggtttttacggatgttccgttataactactgaaccatgcatccgattgacttgaaacttggtatccatgtagaaaatacatctaGTTAATGGTTagggtaatatttatatgagtgttggactccctaataataatgacaataattaatattgttaattttaaatgcccagcgaagcgggcgagtgcgGCTAGTACGAGATAAGATTAAGCATAAGAGAGTAAACGAATACACAATTTGTCTGAAATTTATATGGATTGTTAATTTGAATTgtagtttttataataaagaaaataaaagagaatagaaattaaaaattaacgtcaagtatttatataattatataaataataaacgttCTGAGCTTTTCCcgctatatatctatactaatattataaagaggaaagatttgtttgtttgtttgtttcgaataggctccgaaactgctggaccgatttgaaaaattctttttccattagaagctgacattgtccctgattaacataggctacttttttttattttttttttatttattttttttgtttcatgtgtgttttaatgtttccgaagcgaagcgagggcgggtcgctagtatctaaTAATCAATGATTATGATGCTAGCGATATCACGCGTGACTCTCATCCTGCAGGCACTGTTTTGGTAATGCACCAACCGACAAATTATGtacatttgtttgtttaatttaactgttttattattgaaaatacaacACAACACAAGCAACCTAATTAGATTgcactataatataaaatttattcaacatttaaatttgaatatttttttaaatttaaatatacgaTATCACAATACGCTACAAGCAAAcacgaaataataattaaggtgtagcataaattatgtttttgataTTTAATTGACGACGGCCCATAAATGCAGTGTACatataaatgtatacatataagTAATTAATAACCAAATCTAATGACGAATGAAATTCTTTAGGGATATTAGGGGCTTCAAACCTATCGAATAAgccttttttactttttgataGTTTTGCGTTTCatcttaatttataattaagtataataatattaaaaattaaaagcgATGAAacgcataaaacaaaaaattaacattgaACTAAAATTAAGAAGCACGTGagcgtattttatttttttaattaatgtgtgCTGGTAAATTTGGATTAATAAAACAAGGTAAATAATCAAAACACAGAATGAATAAAGTGaatattaattcaaaaattATGTTGATACGATTGCGCTCGTGTCTGTGATCTTTATTAATACGctcttattagcttcagacgtatgtatgttagtatgtaacggaatctttgaacatgattttgacccccttcaaaacgtcggattaactcgaaatttggtataggtgcatggtataagtagttataaatattttatgaacagatattagtagaagggttattttgataatatcctgaaaagcgtcccacgctttttttacaataaaatcattttttcttgcactatttttaattcaaatttattaaattttttattttctattttgtagttGGACTTTCTATAATAGcgtattttgtaagtttttttaaactaatatataTCTTTTCAATAGGTCAAATTGATACGAAatctacatatatttaaaagtgaatgtatgtatgtgtgtttgtATATTCGCTCAAAGTTATCTTACGTAATTAGCTTTCTGAATCGTCTTATgacttttatgttttaatttaaaattccatTTTGAATTTTCAATTTTGTTGAACGCAAAGCCGCGGCCGCAGGTAGTAAGTATTCTATAAGAATATGAATGCAAACATAATTTTGAACAATCAgaacaaattataatgtttaattttgtattcattttttatttccgtGACTAGATCGAATATGATAATCGAGTATCAATTAAACAAGTCATTTCATCGTCAATTGCGAGTGTTTCATTTACGTAATACCCTGGAGTAATAAATTCTGATtaacatcatcattatcctgcccttctcccagtcacctggggtcggcgcaacatgttttctccttccatactcttctatcatataccatttcttcgctcactcttacccatatcgtctttcacgcaattcatccatttcttcttagatctacctcttcctctatatccttccacattcatagttaatactctcttaccaacctcattttcatttcgtctcattacatgtccataccatcccaaacgcgcacttctcagcttctctgtcacaggtgccactttcagacttcctctaacatattcattccgtattctatccattctcgttactccacacatccgtcgcaacattcgcatctctgctgcatgcaatcgcctttcatccataaataatttcatccataaattttgattaacaaagataattataaaaaaaaaacgaatatagtTAAATAGAGAAAATGAAGGGAAAAGCTACATATTGAAGAAACTGCAGTACAGTCCAGATTTATTTTCACAAGTTTTGTACTAGCTGCTCATGATTAACtcgttgttaaatggttacttgaGGAATACACAACGTGAAAGCTACTATTTAACTCAAAACATGATGTGTACGGGAAACCAACTGTATCTTTCAAGCAAAACGCACGAGTGCTtgctgttttaaataaaagttaattaacTACTCTTTGTTTGTGGAAGGGATGATGAGTCACATGTTCATCTTCCCACAGTCGGGACTATAAGCTGACAACCACCGGtaagtactaccaccccgcctattcctgccgcgaaaccgtaatgcgtttcggtttgaaggatgggcagCCGTTCTTTTCTAAATGTGGGTAAGTCCCATTTTTCGATGTTATATGACAGCATTTACGTGATATATTCctatggacttcggtaacctcttaacaccaggtggaccgtgagctctttTACTTATAGAAgaaaacgcaaaaaaaaaatcggttgtctgtaaagtcggtttactgacgatagttgaacgtgacaacgtcataagaaaatactgatagaatggtttcatttttcaaaagaaaattttaattttatttgtttgatagatattttgtatggataattgacaccacattcacttttcactgaacttcatacatgacgaaaacatgtaaatgtattattgtatagcagctgtccacgcagacgcatcgctcactcaagtaggagagagacagatgtcgaacgctgccgaacgcggaggccgactgtgcctctttgtcgctcgttgcgcgctctcgcttgcacttcaagccttaaatgga contains the following coding sequences:
- the LOC101744472 gene encoding apyrase isoform X2 encodes the protein MCRNNDTQCLGGFARLYHEITTLVKAYPETLVLNAGDVFQGTYWYTLLKWNVTQKFINLLPNDVHAIGNHEFDDGVADLSRYIATLRAPVVAANIDISDVPSLQGIIKPHVVVTKNGRNIGVIGLITTETPIASKSENVKFLDSIPVVEREAKLLKDKGVDIIIVLSHCGLDVDKEIARTVGENIDVIVGGHTHSLLWNGESPSKEKVAGPYPILVEATQGCDHQVIIVTASSFTKYLGNITVFFDKSGEVVDFEGSPIFLNRSIPEDPAILSLLQPYKKKLHSLVDEEIGYSNQILSDYNCSAHECILGNIVADGCWRATVAKYPTNLTTIAFLLRNNIRSPLPSGKLTRATALNIFPFSNELIALEIQGRYILEALRKCFSKSYNSVPFSGPWVPQFSGMRITVNTTLPRNVASVLVKRGDVYRPLDPDEVYQLATLDYFLMGGAGFTMLKENSRNPKHVGKMLKVFEDIIKEISPIDESQHSLDGRLKLIE
- the LOC101744472 gene encoding apyrase isoform X1 translates to MTVFNIVFVFLFLRTQAVDIDTFPLHIVHYNDFHARFEETSLQFPMCRNNDTQCLGGFARLYHEITTLVKAYPETLVLNAGDVFQGTYWYTLLKWNVTQKFINLLPNDVHAIGNHEFDDGVADLSRYIATLRAPVVAANIDISDVPSLQGIIKPHVVVTKNGRNIGVIGLITTETPIASKSENVKFLDSIPVVEREAKLLKDKGVDIIIVLSHCGLDVDKEIARTVGENIDVIVGGHTHSLLWNGESPSKEKVAGPYPILVEATQGCDHQVIIVTASSFTKYLGNITVFFDKSGEVVDFEGSPIFLNRSIPEDPAILSLLQPYKKKLHSLVDEEIGYSNQILSDYNCSAHECILGNIVADGCWRATVAKYPTNLTTIAFLLRNNIRSPLPSGKLTRATALNIFPFSNELIALEIQGRYILEALRKCFSKSYNSVPFSGPWVPQFSGMRITVNTTLPRNVASVLVKRGDVYRPLDPDEVYQLATLDYFLMGGAGFTMLKENSRNPKHVGKMLKVFEDIIKEISPIDESQHSLDGRLKLIE